The proteins below are encoded in one region of Juglans microcarpa x Juglans regia isolate MS1-56 chromosome 4D, Jm3101_v1.0, whole genome shotgun sequence:
- the LOC121259318 gene encoding uncharacterized protein LOC121259318 isoform X2 produces the protein MRRQNVFRDNPDSDQSISEDEDLDADFPENCVYRQSDIKEELQLPLRLEILKGAHRALELDGGRKTSHLSDKKETNVSQEDDVEMPQFHNEEKISDDEENIVPLKISATSGTKKWHEDDNHSFGSGKQDEAHTWSNISKEADALIWLNKNAPGSSSHYAYPIANKPQKGMRCKAKRKFSFRFQSREGGLSCPCISNDEKYVSLKDHEASERLETIEPRSEEHSIAGVLEDYQRENEIQSEVVCAEVGALGHGGIEQSMADLLDGLQGRAVVLKGVSAKYSNARGKEVQIVTRRNLSSLGDITVDSEDSPESMDSGSSSEDKARDQKLEVNIPDMKGQTMTDRFQAALGAAFLNEEGALVAVPKPSGIGLFGKLQQLMQSEKERDMIFLKKLQTGSSTNDEANCIVVKILARCLDAKMTVCQCSFVNNMEGPMQSGSPRTMVNGGRKTTIIFHPRVSGDVDLEVGNLIRIHPPWREVQVGNDESIILSTYFSQVLI, from the exons ATGCGGCGGCAAAACGTTTTCCGG GACAATCCAGACTCTGACCAGAGCATTTCCG AAGATGAAGATCTCGACGCTGATTTTCCTGAAAATTGTGTATATCGGCAGTCGGATATAAAG GAAGAATTGCAACTTCCATTACGGCTGGAGATACTGAAag GTGCCCATCGTGCCCTTGAATTGGATGGTGGAAGGAAAACTAGCCATTTATCTGACAAG AAGGAAACAAATGTCTCTCAAGAAGATGATGTTGAAATGCCTCAGTTCCATAATGAGGAAAAGATCTCTGATGATGAG GAAAACATCGTGCCTTTAAAAATTTCTGCTACCTCTGGCACTAAAAAGTGGCATGAAGATGATAACCACAGCTTTGGAAGTGGGAAGCAAGATGAGGCACATACATGGTCCAATATAAGCAAAGAAGCTGACGCACTAATATGGTTGAATAAGAATGCTCCAGGTTCATCATCCCATTATGCCTACCCCATTGCAAACAAACCCCAAAAAG GCATGAGATGCAAGGCTAAGCGAAAATTCTCATTCCGGTTCCAGTCACGTGAGGGAGGACTCTCTTGTCCCTGTATctctaatgatgaaaaatatgtgTCACTCAAGGATCATGAAGCATCCGAAAGATTGGAAACAATTGAGCCTAGATCTGAAGAACATTCAATTGCTGGGGTTCTTGAAGATTATCAAAGAGAGAACGAAATTCAGTCAGAGGTTGTGTGCGCTGAAGTAGGAGCTCTTGGGCATGGAGGCATTGAGCAATCAATGGCTGATCTTTTAGATGGCCTTCAGGGTAGGGCTGTTGTGCTGAAAGGAGTTTCGGCAAAG TATAGTAATGCGAGAGGTAAAGAGGTACAGATTGTTACAAGGAGAAATCTCTCTTCACTGGGAGATATAACTGTTGATAGTGAGGACTCCCCTGAATCCATGGATAGTGGATCATCTAGTGAGGACAAG GCTAGAGATCAAAAACTTGAGGTTAATATCCCAGATATGAAAGGGCAAACTATGACAGACCGGTTTCAAGCAGCTTTAGGTGCTGCTTTTTTAAATGAGGAAGGGGCCCTTGTTGCAGTGCCTAAACCATCAGG AATTGGCTTGTTTGGGAAGTTGCAGCAGCTCATgcagagtgaaaaagaaagagatatgattttcttgaagaagttgCAGACTGGATCTAGCACAAATG ATGAAGCAAACTGCATTGTTGTTAAGATCCTTGCAAGATGCTTGGATGCAAAGATGACGGTTTGCCAATGCTCTTTTGTCAATAACATGGAG GGCCCCATGCAGTCTGGGAGCCCTCGAACAATGGTAAATGGAGGAAGGAAaacaacaattatttttcatcctAGGGTTAGTGGTGATGTTGACCTTGAAGTTGGGAACTTGATTCGCATTCACCCCCCATG GAGGGAGGTTCAAGTGGGAAATGATGAGAGTATTATTCTCTCCACATATTTCTCCCAAGTTCTAATTTGA
- the LOC121259318 gene encoding uncharacterized protein LOC121259318 isoform X4, with translation MPQFHNEEKISDDEENIVPLKISATSGTKKWHEDDNHSFGSGKQDEAHTWSNISKEADALIWLNKNAPGSSSHYAYPIANKPQKGMRCKAKRKFSFRFQSREGGLSCPCISNDEKYVSLKDHEASERLETIEPRSEEHSIAGVLEDYQRENEIQSEVVCAEVGALGHGGIEQSMADLLDGLQGRAVVLKGVSAKQYSNARGKEVQIVTRRNLSSLGDITVDSEDSPESMDSGSSSEDKARDQKLEVNIPDMKGQTMTDRFQAALGAAFLNEEGALVAVPKPSGIGLFGKLQQLMQSEKERDMIFLKKLQTGSSTNDEANCIVVKILARCLDAKMTVCQCSFVNNMEGPMQSGSPRTMVNGGRKTTIIFHPRVSGDVDLEVGNLIRIHPPWREVQVGNDESIILSTYFSQVLI, from the exons ATGCCTCAGTTCCATAATGAGGAAAAGATCTCTGATGATGAG GAAAACATCGTGCCTTTAAAAATTTCTGCTACCTCTGGCACTAAAAAGTGGCATGAAGATGATAACCACAGCTTTGGAAGTGGGAAGCAAGATGAGGCACATACATGGTCCAATATAAGCAAAGAAGCTGACGCACTAATATGGTTGAATAAGAATGCTCCAGGTTCATCATCCCATTATGCCTACCCCATTGCAAACAAACCCCAAAAAG GCATGAGATGCAAGGCTAAGCGAAAATTCTCATTCCGGTTCCAGTCACGTGAGGGAGGACTCTCTTGTCCCTGTATctctaatgatgaaaaatatgtgTCACTCAAGGATCATGAAGCATCCGAAAGATTGGAAACAATTGAGCCTAGATCTGAAGAACATTCAATTGCTGGGGTTCTTGAAGATTATCAAAGAGAGAACGAAATTCAGTCAGAGGTTGTGTGCGCTGAAGTAGGAGCTCTTGGGCATGGAGGCATTGAGCAATCAATGGCTGATCTTTTAGATGGCCTTCAGGGTAGGGCTGTTGTGCTGAAAGGAGTTTCGGCAAAG cAGTATAGTAATGCGAGAGGTAAAGAGGTACAGATTGTTACAAGGAGAAATCTCTCTTCACTGGGAGATATAACTGTTGATAGTGAGGACTCCCCTGAATCCATGGATAGTGGATCATCTAGTGAGGACAAG GCTAGAGATCAAAAACTTGAGGTTAATATCCCAGATATGAAAGGGCAAACTATGACAGACCGGTTTCAAGCAGCTTTAGGTGCTGCTTTTTTAAATGAGGAAGGGGCCCTTGTTGCAGTGCCTAAACCATCAGG AATTGGCTTGTTTGGGAAGTTGCAGCAGCTCATgcagagtgaaaaagaaagagatatgattttcttgaagaagttgCAGACTGGATCTAGCACAAATG ATGAAGCAAACTGCATTGTTGTTAAGATCCTTGCAAGATGCTTGGATGCAAAGATGACGGTTTGCCAATGCTCTTTTGTCAATAACATGGAG GGCCCCATGCAGTCTGGGAGCCCTCGAACAATGGTAAATGGAGGAAGGAAaacaacaattatttttcatcctAGGGTTAGTGGTGATGTTGACCTTGAAGTTGGGAACTTGATTCGCATTCACCCCCCATG GAGGGAGGTTCAAGTGGGAAATGATGAGAGTATTATTCTCTCCACATATTTCTCCCAAGTTCTAATTTGA
- the LOC121259322 gene encoding autophagy-related protein 18a-like isoform X1, with the protein MPTSSASSPSPWPLYIVNSSPRFSDSNSSMHREPLEPRSPDPNPNSDIQKPFSVSRSSDPQTLVHLSFFMDHRFFAAGTSRGFRVFSCDHFNELFSREFNDGGFAAVQMDFRRSILALVGGGPHSKFPLDKVIFWDERQSYWASEISFRTEVRSIRLRYDRIVVVLEHKIYVYNLTHLRLVHQLETIANPEGLCAVSQLGGSLVLACIGLSKGQVRVEHYAAKRTKFIMAHDSKIACLELSQEGLFLATASCKGTLVRIFSTLDATLLQEVRRGTDPADIYSLAFSSTAQWLAVTSDKGTVHVFNLRVNPGLQGNEEPQNASDADVAVTKLSSPLSFIKGLLSKCFASQRSFAQFHLPERTQCIAGFGHQKNTIVVVGMDGSFYRCQFDSQNGGEMTELEYHNFLNPEEAAS; encoded by the exons ATGCCTACCAGCTCtgcctcctctccctctccctggCCCCTTTACATCGTTAATTCTTCTCCCCGCTTCTCCGACTCCAATTCCTCCATGCATCGCGAGCCATTGGAGCCCCGCAGCCCCGACCCTAACCCTAACTCTGACATCCAGAAGCCGTTTTCTGTTTCGCGGTCGTCCGATCCGCAGACGCTGGTTCACCTTTCGTTCTTCATGGACCATAGGTTCTTCGCGGCTGGTACGAGCCGAGGGTTCAGAGTCTTCAGCTGCGACCATTTCAACGAGCTCTTCAGCCGTGAATTCAACGACGGCGGCTTTGCCGCCGTCCAGATGGATTTCCGAAGAAGCATCCTGGCCCTTGTAGGCGGTGGACCCCACTCCAAGTTCCCTCTCGACAAGGTCATTTTCTGGGACGAGCGACAGTCCTACTGGGCCTCTGAGATCTCTTTCCGCACCGAAGTCCGCTCCATCCGCCTCCGCTACGACCGTATCGTCGTCGTTTTGGAGCATAAGATCTACGTGTATAATCTCACGCACTTAAGGTTGGTCCACCAATTGGAGACCATCGCAAACCCTGAGGGCCTCTGCGCTGTCTCACAGTTGGGCGGGTCGTTAGTCCTTGCCTGCATCGGCTTGAGCAAGGGCCAGGTTAGAGTCGAGCACTACGCGGCCAAGAGGACCAAGTTCATCATGGCGCACGACTCCAAAATCGCGTGCTTGGAGCTCAGCCAGGAGGGGCTGTTTCTCGCGACGGCGAGCTGTAAGGGGACTCTGGTCCGGATTTTCAGTACCCTCGATGCAACACTACTTCAAGAG GTAAGGAGGGGCACAGATCCAGCAGATATCTACAGTTTGGCATTTTCTTCAACTGCCCAGTGGTTAGCAGTTACAAGTGACAAGGGAACTGTGCATGTTTTCAATCTTAGGGTCAATCCGGGATTGCAAGGAAATGAAGAACCACAAAATGCATCTGATGCGGATGTTGCTGTTACAAAATTAAGCTCGCCTCTCTCTTTCATTAAAG GACTGTTGTCTAAGTGTTTTGCCTCACAGCGGTCGTTTGCCCAGTTTCATTTGCCTGAGCGTACTCAATGCATCGCTGGTTTTGGTCACCAAAAGAATACAATTGTAGTTGTTGGCATGGATGGAAG CTTCTATCGATGTCAATTTGACTCACAGAATGGAGGAGAGATGACAGAGCTGGAATATCACAACTTTCTGAATCCAGAAGAAGCTGCCTCATGA
- the LOC121259322 gene encoding autophagy-related protein 18a-like isoform X2 gives MPTSSASSPSPWPLYIVNSSPRFSDSNSSMHREPLEPRSPDPNPNSDIQKPFSVSRSSDPQTLVHLSFFMDHRFFAAGTSRGFRVFSCDHFNELFSREFNDGGFAAVQMDFRRSILALVGGGPHSKFPLDKVIFWDERQSYWASEISFRTEVRSIRLRYDRIVVVLEHKIYVYNLTHLRLVHQLETIANPEGLCAVSQLGGSLVLACIGLSKGQVRVEHYAAKRTKFIMAHDSKIACLELSQEGLFLATASCKGTLVRIFSTLDATLLQEVRRGTDPADIYSLAFSSTAQWLAVTSDKGTVHVFNLRVNPGLQGNEEPQNASDADVAVTKLSSPLSFIKGLLSKCFASQRSFAQFHLPERTQCIAGFGHQKNTIVVVGMDGR, from the exons ATGCCTACCAGCTCtgcctcctctccctctccctggCCCCTTTACATCGTTAATTCTTCTCCCCGCTTCTCCGACTCCAATTCCTCCATGCATCGCGAGCCATTGGAGCCCCGCAGCCCCGACCCTAACCCTAACTCTGACATCCAGAAGCCGTTTTCTGTTTCGCGGTCGTCCGATCCGCAGACGCTGGTTCACCTTTCGTTCTTCATGGACCATAGGTTCTTCGCGGCTGGTACGAGCCGAGGGTTCAGAGTCTTCAGCTGCGACCATTTCAACGAGCTCTTCAGCCGTGAATTCAACGACGGCGGCTTTGCCGCCGTCCAGATGGATTTCCGAAGAAGCATCCTGGCCCTTGTAGGCGGTGGACCCCACTCCAAGTTCCCTCTCGACAAGGTCATTTTCTGGGACGAGCGACAGTCCTACTGGGCCTCTGAGATCTCTTTCCGCACCGAAGTCCGCTCCATCCGCCTCCGCTACGACCGTATCGTCGTCGTTTTGGAGCATAAGATCTACGTGTATAATCTCACGCACTTAAGGTTGGTCCACCAATTGGAGACCATCGCAAACCCTGAGGGCCTCTGCGCTGTCTCACAGTTGGGCGGGTCGTTAGTCCTTGCCTGCATCGGCTTGAGCAAGGGCCAGGTTAGAGTCGAGCACTACGCGGCCAAGAGGACCAAGTTCATCATGGCGCACGACTCCAAAATCGCGTGCTTGGAGCTCAGCCAGGAGGGGCTGTTTCTCGCGACGGCGAGCTGTAAGGGGACTCTGGTCCGGATTTTCAGTACCCTCGATGCAACACTACTTCAAGAG GTAAGGAGGGGCACAGATCCAGCAGATATCTACAGTTTGGCATTTTCTTCAACTGCCCAGTGGTTAGCAGTTACAAGTGACAAGGGAACTGTGCATGTTTTCAATCTTAGGGTCAATCCGGGATTGCAAGGAAATGAAGAACCACAAAATGCATCTGATGCGGATGTTGCTGTTACAAAATTAAGCTCGCCTCTCTCTTTCATTAAAG GACTGTTGTCTAAGTGTTTTGCCTCACAGCGGTCGTTTGCCCAGTTTCATTTGCCTGAGCGTACTCAATGCATCGCTGGTTTTGGTCACCAAAAGAATACAATTGTAGTTGTTGGCATGGATGGAAGGTAA
- the LOC121259318 gene encoding uncharacterized protein LOC121259318 isoform X3 translates to MRRQNVFRDNPDSDQSISEDEDLDADFPENCVYRQSDIKEELQLPLRLEILKGAHRALELDGGRKTSHLSDKKETNVSQEDDVEMPQFHNEEKISDDEENIVPLKISATSGTKKWHEDDNHSFGSGKQDEAHTWSNISKEADALIWLNKNAPGSSSHYAYPIANKPQKGMRCKAKRKFSFRFQSREGGLSCPCISNDEKYVSLKDHEASERLETIEPRSEEHSIAGVLEDYQRENEIQSEVVCAEVGALGHGGIEQSMADLLDGLQGRAVVLKGVSAKIVTRRNLSSLGDITVDSEDSPESMDSGSSSEDKARDQKLEVNIPDMKGQTMTDRFQAALGAAFLNEEGALVAVPKPSGIGLFGKLQQLMQSEKERDMIFLKKLQTGSSTNDEANCIVVKILARCLDAKMTVCQCSFVNNMEGPMQSGSPRTMVNGGRKTTIIFHPRVSGDVDLEVGNLIRIHPPWREVQVGNDESIILSTYFSQVLI, encoded by the exons ATGCGGCGGCAAAACGTTTTCCGG GACAATCCAGACTCTGACCAGAGCATTTCCG AAGATGAAGATCTCGACGCTGATTTTCCTGAAAATTGTGTATATCGGCAGTCGGATATAAAG GAAGAATTGCAACTTCCATTACGGCTGGAGATACTGAAag GTGCCCATCGTGCCCTTGAATTGGATGGTGGAAGGAAAACTAGCCATTTATCTGACAAG AAGGAAACAAATGTCTCTCAAGAAGATGATGTTGAAATGCCTCAGTTCCATAATGAGGAAAAGATCTCTGATGATGAG GAAAACATCGTGCCTTTAAAAATTTCTGCTACCTCTGGCACTAAAAAGTGGCATGAAGATGATAACCACAGCTTTGGAAGTGGGAAGCAAGATGAGGCACATACATGGTCCAATATAAGCAAAGAAGCTGACGCACTAATATGGTTGAATAAGAATGCTCCAGGTTCATCATCCCATTATGCCTACCCCATTGCAAACAAACCCCAAAAAG GCATGAGATGCAAGGCTAAGCGAAAATTCTCATTCCGGTTCCAGTCACGTGAGGGAGGACTCTCTTGTCCCTGTATctctaatgatgaaaaatatgtgTCACTCAAGGATCATGAAGCATCCGAAAGATTGGAAACAATTGAGCCTAGATCTGAAGAACATTCAATTGCTGGGGTTCTTGAAGATTATCAAAGAGAGAACGAAATTCAGTCAGAGGTTGTGTGCGCTGAAGTAGGAGCTCTTGGGCATGGAGGCATTGAGCAATCAATGGCTGATCTTTTAGATGGCCTTCAGGGTAGGGCTGTTGTGCTGAAAGGAGTTTCGGCAAAG ATTGTTACAAGGAGAAATCTCTCTTCACTGGGAGATATAACTGTTGATAGTGAGGACTCCCCTGAATCCATGGATAGTGGATCATCTAGTGAGGACAAG GCTAGAGATCAAAAACTTGAGGTTAATATCCCAGATATGAAAGGGCAAACTATGACAGACCGGTTTCAAGCAGCTTTAGGTGCTGCTTTTTTAAATGAGGAAGGGGCCCTTGTTGCAGTGCCTAAACCATCAGG AATTGGCTTGTTTGGGAAGTTGCAGCAGCTCATgcagagtgaaaaagaaagagatatgattttcttgaagaagttgCAGACTGGATCTAGCACAAATG ATGAAGCAAACTGCATTGTTGTTAAGATCCTTGCAAGATGCTTGGATGCAAAGATGACGGTTTGCCAATGCTCTTTTGTCAATAACATGGAG GGCCCCATGCAGTCTGGGAGCCCTCGAACAATGGTAAATGGAGGAAGGAAaacaacaattatttttcatcctAGGGTTAGTGGTGATGTTGACCTTGAAGTTGGGAACTTGATTCGCATTCACCCCCCATG GAGGGAGGTTCAAGTGGGAAATGATGAGAGTATTATTCTCTCCACATATTTCTCCCAAGTTCTAATTTGA
- the LOC121259318 gene encoding uncharacterized protein LOC121259318 isoform X1, whose product MRRQNVFRDNPDSDQSISEDEDLDADFPENCVYRQSDIKEELQLPLRLEILKGAHRALELDGGRKTSHLSDKKETNVSQEDDVEMPQFHNEEKISDDEENIVPLKISATSGTKKWHEDDNHSFGSGKQDEAHTWSNISKEADALIWLNKNAPGSSSHYAYPIANKPQKGMRCKAKRKFSFRFQSREGGLSCPCISNDEKYVSLKDHEASERLETIEPRSEEHSIAGVLEDYQRENEIQSEVVCAEVGALGHGGIEQSMADLLDGLQGRAVVLKGVSAKQYSNARGKEVQIVTRRNLSSLGDITVDSEDSPESMDSGSSSEDKARDQKLEVNIPDMKGQTMTDRFQAALGAAFLNEEGALVAVPKPSGIGLFGKLQQLMQSEKERDMIFLKKLQTGSSTNDEANCIVVKILARCLDAKMTVCQCSFVNNMEGPMQSGSPRTMVNGGRKTTIIFHPRVSGDVDLEVGNLIRIHPPWREVQVGNDESIILSTYFSQVLI is encoded by the exons ATGCGGCGGCAAAACGTTTTCCGG GACAATCCAGACTCTGACCAGAGCATTTCCG AAGATGAAGATCTCGACGCTGATTTTCCTGAAAATTGTGTATATCGGCAGTCGGATATAAAG GAAGAATTGCAACTTCCATTACGGCTGGAGATACTGAAag GTGCCCATCGTGCCCTTGAATTGGATGGTGGAAGGAAAACTAGCCATTTATCTGACAAG AAGGAAACAAATGTCTCTCAAGAAGATGATGTTGAAATGCCTCAGTTCCATAATGAGGAAAAGATCTCTGATGATGAG GAAAACATCGTGCCTTTAAAAATTTCTGCTACCTCTGGCACTAAAAAGTGGCATGAAGATGATAACCACAGCTTTGGAAGTGGGAAGCAAGATGAGGCACATACATGGTCCAATATAAGCAAAGAAGCTGACGCACTAATATGGTTGAATAAGAATGCTCCAGGTTCATCATCCCATTATGCCTACCCCATTGCAAACAAACCCCAAAAAG GCATGAGATGCAAGGCTAAGCGAAAATTCTCATTCCGGTTCCAGTCACGTGAGGGAGGACTCTCTTGTCCCTGTATctctaatgatgaaaaatatgtgTCACTCAAGGATCATGAAGCATCCGAAAGATTGGAAACAATTGAGCCTAGATCTGAAGAACATTCAATTGCTGGGGTTCTTGAAGATTATCAAAGAGAGAACGAAATTCAGTCAGAGGTTGTGTGCGCTGAAGTAGGAGCTCTTGGGCATGGAGGCATTGAGCAATCAATGGCTGATCTTTTAGATGGCCTTCAGGGTAGGGCTGTTGTGCTGAAAGGAGTTTCGGCAAAG cAGTATAGTAATGCGAGAGGTAAAGAGGTACAGATTGTTACAAGGAGAAATCTCTCTTCACTGGGAGATATAACTGTTGATAGTGAGGACTCCCCTGAATCCATGGATAGTGGATCATCTAGTGAGGACAAG GCTAGAGATCAAAAACTTGAGGTTAATATCCCAGATATGAAAGGGCAAACTATGACAGACCGGTTTCAAGCAGCTTTAGGTGCTGCTTTTTTAAATGAGGAAGGGGCCCTTGTTGCAGTGCCTAAACCATCAGG AATTGGCTTGTTTGGGAAGTTGCAGCAGCTCATgcagagtgaaaaagaaagagatatgattttcttgaagaagttgCAGACTGGATCTAGCACAAATG ATGAAGCAAACTGCATTGTTGTTAAGATCCTTGCAAGATGCTTGGATGCAAAGATGACGGTTTGCCAATGCTCTTTTGTCAATAACATGGAG GGCCCCATGCAGTCTGGGAGCCCTCGAACAATGGTAAATGGAGGAAGGAAaacaacaattatttttcatcctAGGGTTAGTGGTGATGTTGACCTTGAAGTTGGGAACTTGATTCGCATTCACCCCCCATG GAGGGAGGTTCAAGTGGGAAATGATGAGAGTATTATTCTCTCCACATATTTCTCCCAAGTTCTAATTTGA